The following coding sequences lie in one Rutidosis leptorrhynchoides isolate AG116_Rl617_1_P2 chromosome 4, CSIRO_AGI_Rlap_v1, whole genome shotgun sequence genomic window:
- the LOC139904316 gene encoding profilin-1-like, translated as MSWQTYVDDHLMCDIDGSGQHLSSAAIFGTDGTVWAKSSSFPEYKPEEINAIIKEFNDPGNLAPTGLFLAGAKYMVIQGEPGAVIRGKKGAGGICIKKTAQAMVFGIYDEPVAPGQCNMVVERLGDYLADQGM; from the exons ATGTCGTGGCAAACTTACGTTGATGACCATTTGATGTGTGACATCGATGGCAGCGGTCAGCATCTTTCCTCTGCCGCTATCTTTGGTACCGATGGTACCGTTTGGGCTAAGAGCTCTTCCTTCCCTGAG TATAAACCTGAGGAGATTAATGCTATTATCAAAGAATTCAATGATCCGGGTAATCTTGCCCCTACTGGTTTATTCCTTGCTGGTGCAAAGTACATGGTGATCCAAGGTGAGCCTGGAGCTGTCATTCGTGGGAAGAAG GGAGCTGGTGGGATCTGCATCAAGAAAACTGCTCAAGCCATGGTGTTTGGCATATATGACGAACCAGTGGCTCCAGGCCAATGCAACATGGTTGTGGAAAGGTTGGGTGATTATCTTGCCGATCAGGGCATGTAA
- the LOC139904317 gene encoding derlin-1-like: MSSPAEFYNSLPPITKAYSTLCLAATTLATLKLLPVYYIALIYEEVFYRFQVWRLLTNFIFLGPFSINFGIRLLMILRYGVQLENGPFKGRTADFLWMMIFGSSTLLVLAAVPLFESYFMGVSLVFMLLYVWSREFPTANINIYGLVQLKAFYLPWAMLAMDVIFGSPIGPDLCGILAGHLYYFLTVLHPLAGGKNMLQTPLWLLKIVGRYRIGAPVNTQTQTTTNTSGVFRGRSYRVGG, translated from the exons ATGTCATCTCCCGCGGA ATTTTACAATTCACTCCCACCTATAACCAAGGCTTATAGCACCTTATGCTTGGCGGCCACAACACTAGCCACATTAAAGCTATTACCTGTTTATTATATTGCATTGATCTATGAAGAAGTATTCTATCGCTTTCAG GTATGGAGGCTGCTTACAAACTTCATCTTTCTTGGCCCTTTCTCTATAAACTTTGGGATCCGTTTGTTAATGAT ATTAAGATATGGAGTTCAGTTGGAGAATGGGCCTTTTAAAGGGCGTACAGCAGACTTTTTGTGGATGATGATATTTGGGTCATCAACACTTCTG GTCTTAGCAGCCGTTCCTTTATTCGAATCCTACTTTATGGGGGTATCACTGGTGTTTATGCTCCTCTACGTTTGGAGCAGGGAATTTCCAACTGCTAATATCAACATTTATGGCCTCGTACAACTTAAG GCATTTTATTTGCCATGGGCCATGCTTGCTATGGATGTCATTTTTGGTTCACCAATTGGGCCTGATCTGTGTGGTATCTTAGCCGGCCATTTATATTACTTCTTAACCGTCCTGCATCCTTTGGCTGGAGGAAAGAACATGTTGCAGACTCCATTGTGGTT ACTGAAAATCGTTGGGAGGTACAGAATTGGAGCTCCAGTAAATACCCAAACTCAGACAACCACCAATACCAGTGGGGTCTTTAGAGGAAGATCTTACAGGGTCGGAGgatga